The proteins below come from a single Papaver somniferum cultivar HN1 chromosome 11, ASM357369v1, whole genome shotgun sequence genomic window:
- the LOC113321946 gene encoding L-ascorbate oxidase homolog: protein MAARASAFLALLVCLSTTALIRAEDPYLFFTWNVTYGTISPLGVPQQGILINNQFPGPNINSTTNNNIVINIFNNLDEPVLFSWNGIQHRKNSWQDGMPGTTCPIQPGTNYTYHFQVKDQIGSYFYFPSTAFHKAAGGFGGLRVNSRLLIPVPFADPEDDYTVLIGDWYTTDHKALRSVLDSGRSINRPDGVLINGKSGKGADKNEPLFSMKPGKTYRYRICNVGIKSTLNFRIQGHTMKLVEMDGSHVVQNTYDSLDVHVGQCYSVLVTADQEPRDYYMVASSRFIKESTNATGLIRYEGSSAPASPVLPEAPTSLIWSLNQFRSFRWNLTASAARPNPQGSYHYGGINITRTIKIVNSASKVDGKLRYAINGVSHTNPETPLKIAEYFQVPEKVFKYNTIVDEPTAESETKITVSPNVLNATFRDFVEIIFENHEKSMQSYHLDGYSFFAVAIEAGKWTPEKRKNYNLLDAVSRHTIQVYPGTWAAIMLTFDNAGLWNLRSNLWEKYYLGQQMYFSVLSPARSLRDEYNIPDNYTMCGLVKDLPKPPPYTI, encoded by the coding sequence ATGGCTGCTAGAGCAAGTGCATTTCTTGCATTGTTGGTCTGTTTATCAACAACTGCTTTGATCAGAGCTGAAGATCCATATCTCTTCTTTACATGGAATGTTACTTATGGCACCATCTCACCACTTGGAGTCCCACAACAAGGCATTCTCATCAACAACCAGTTCCCTGGTCCTAACATCAactccaccaccaacaacaacattgTCATCAACATCTTCAACAACCTTGATGAGCCAGTTCTATTCTCATGGAACGGTATTCAACACAGGAAGAATTCATGGCAAGATGGTATGCCCGGGACTACCTGCCCAATCCAACCTGGTACTAACTACACCTATCATTTCCAGGTTAAGGATCAGATCGGTAGTTACTTTTACTTCCCTAGCACGGCTTTCCACAAAGCTGCCGGTGGTTTCGGTGGTCTACGCGTTAACAGCCGTCTCCTCATCCCTGTTCCCTTTGCTGATCCCGAAGACGACTACACCGTCCTCATTGGTGATTGGTACACTACTGACCACAAAGCCTTAAGGAGTGTTTTGGACAGCGGTCGATCTATTAACAGACCCGACGGTGTCCTCATTAACGGTAAGTCCGGTAAAGGAGCTGACAAGAACGAACCACTCTTCTCCATGAAGCCTGGTAAGACCTACAGGTACAGAATCTGCAATGTTGGTATCAAGAGCACATTGAACTTCAGGATCCAAGGTCATACGATGAAGTTGGTTGAGATGGACGGTTCCCACGTTGTTCAGAACACCTACGATTCACTTGACGTTCATGTTGGTCAGTGCTACTCAGTTTTGGTTACAGCTGATCAAGAACCAAGAGACTACTACATGGTTGCTTCTTCAAGATTCATCAAGGAGAGCACCAATGCCACCGGTTTGATCCGTTACGAAGGAAGCAGCGCCCCTGCTTCTCCTGTTCTTCCAGAGGCACCAACTAGTCTCATCTGGTCACTCAATCAATTCCGTTCTTTCAGATGGAACCTTACTGCCAGTGCTGCTCGTCCCAACCCACAAGGTTCATACCACTATGGTGGTATCAACATTACCCGCACCATCAAGATTGTTAACTCTGCTTCAAAGGTTGACGGCAAGCTTCGATATGCCATTAACGGTGTTTCACACACCAACCCAGAGACTCCTCTCAAGATTGCTGAATACTTCCAAGTACCCGAGAAGGTCTTCAAGTACAACACAATTGTTGACGAGCCAACCGCAGAGAGTGAAACCAAGATCACTGTCTCACCCAACGTTCTTAACGCAACTTTCCGTGACTTTGTTGAAATCATATTCGAAAACCACGAGAAGTCAATGCAATCATACCACTTGGACGGGTACTCGTTCTTCGCCGTTGCAATTGAAGCAGGAAAATGGACTCCAGAGAAGAGAAAGAACTACAACTTGCTCGATGCTGTAAGCAGGCACACAATCCAGGTCTACCCTGGTACTTGGGCTGCCATCATGCTTACCTTCGATAATGCTGGTTTGTGGAACTTGAGGTCTAACCTTTGGGAAAAGTACTACTTGGGTCAGCAAATGTACTTCAGCGTTCTTTCACCGGCTCGATCTCTCAGAGATGAATACAACATTCCTGACAACTACACCATGTGTGGTCTTGTTAAGGACTTGCCTAAACCACCTCCTTACACTATCTAA